Within the Hypericibacter adhaerens genome, the region CGTCCGTCTCGACGAAGAGCCCGCAGACCGTCGCGGGTCCTTCGGCCGCCGTCAGCCGCTCGGTCGGCATCTTGCGCACGAAGCGCTGGATGGGGAGCGTCTTCTGCATGCCGATCACGGAATCATAATCGCCGCACATGCCGGCATCGGTCAGGTAGGCCGTGCCCTTCTCCAGCAGCATCGCGTCCGCCGTGGGCACATGGGTGTGCGTGCCGACCACCGCCGAGACGCGGCCGTCGAAGGCGTGGCCGAAGGCCATCTTCTCGCTGGTCGCCTCGGCGTGGAAATCGAACAGAACCGCATCCGCGCCGCGACCGAGGCCCGTCTCGGCCAGGATCGCCTCGCCGGCGGCGAAGGGATCGTCGAGCGGATCCATGAAAAGCCGGCCCATCAGGTTGGCGACCAGCACCTTGCGGCCGCGGGGCGCCTCGTAGAGGGCATGCCCGCGCCCCGGCGTGTCCTTGGGGAAGTTCACGGGCCGCAGCAGGCGCGGCGCGCGGTCGATGAAGGCGGCCGTCTCCTTCTGGTCCCAGACATGGTTGCCGGTGGTGACGACATCGACGCCGGACCGGGTCAGCTCCGACAGGATGCGCTCGGTGATGCCGAAGCCGCCGGCCGCGTTCTCGCCGTTGGCCACCACGAAATCGAGCGCCAGGCGCTCGCGGATCGCGGGCATCCGCTCCGCCACCGCCTCGCGGCCGGCGCGCCCCACGATATCGCCCAGAAGCAGGATCCTCATGCCGTCACCGCCACCTCAATTCGCGCCTTCAGTTCGCCCCGACACGCTGCGCCCGCCGCTCGGTGACGACCCAGTCGAGCGGCTGGTCGAAATCCGCATGCGGCACATGGGCGACCTCCTGCCCGTCGAAGGCCGTGCCGACCGCGAGCGCCCCCGCCCGCGCCCGCAGCTTCTCCAGGGTACGGTCGTAGAAACCGCCGCCATAGCCCAGACGATAGCCCTCGCGGTCGAAGGCCAGCATCGGCACCAGCAGGAGCTGCGGCTCGAGGAGCAAGGCGTCGGGCGGGCAGGTCGGCACGCGGAAGGGCCCGGGCACCAGGGCGATGCCGGGCCGCCAGTCACGGAACTGCAAGGGCTGGTCGCGGCCGATCACCACCGGCAGGCCCACCGGATGGCCGAGCTCCACCAGCCGTTCCATCAACGGCCGCGGATCGAACTCGCCCTCGAGCGGCCAGTAGCCGGCGACCACGGTGCCGGGCTTGGGCCGGCAGGCCGCAAGGAAATGCTCTGCAGCGGCGGCACCCGCCGCCGCGGGCCCGATCGTGGCCGCCAATTGCCGCCGCCGCTCGGTCGCGAGCGCGCGCAGCGCGCGCTTGGCGTCGGCCAGGCGGTCGGGATTCGGGCTTTCGGTGGCCATGCTCAAGGCGCCCGCGTCGCAGGATCGCGGCCGGACTCGTCCCGGTGTCGCGAAGGAGGCCGGGCGGTTGCAGCCGGGGGATATGCCATGAGCGTCGAGAAGGTCGGACGGGGCCACGATGGCCGGTGAGCGTTTCTATCCTCTTGCGGCCTGCTCTCAGCAGGTGGGCGCCGTGTAATTGGGCCTAGACCCAACCAGGGACAGCTCCCAAGAGAATAATCATTGGCCCCAGGGATACGTAGCTCTGTCGCACCGCGCAGCGCCCGTCCGGCCTGAGAACTTAGGGTGCCGAGAGCCTCGTCGCAATGGCGTCCATGCGCCGCGCCATGGCCTCGACCGCATCCGCCGCCGCCGCGGCATCCCGCTCGGCCGCGCGCTGCACCGAGGCGTCGGCGGCCGCGCGGGCCGTTGCGAGCTCGTCGGCGATGACCAGCGCCGCCATGGCGAGCAGCCGGTTGTCGGCGACCGGCCCCAGGCGGCGCGCCATCTCGGAGACCCGGCGATCGAGATCGATGCCCAGCGTCTGCAGCCGTTCCTCCTGCCCGTCGTCGCAGGCGATCTCGTAAGGCCGTCCGTTGAGCGAAAGCGTCACGGTCG harbors:
- a CDS encoding TIGR00282 family metallophosphoesterase yields the protein MRILLLGDIVGRAGREAVAERMPAIRERLALDFVVANGENAAGGFGITERILSELTRSGVDVVTTGNHVWDQKETAAFIDRAPRLLRPVNFPKDTPGRGHALYEAPRGRKVLVANLMGRLFMDPLDDPFAAGEAILAETGLGRGADAVLFDFHAEATSEKMAFGHAFDGRVSAVVGTHTHVPTADAMLLEKGTAYLTDAGMCGDYDSVIGMQKTLPIQRFVRKMPTERLTAAEGPATVCGLFVETDDATGLAKRCAPLRVGGKLAESWP
- a CDS encoding cell division protein ZapA, producing the protein MATVTLSLNGRPYEIACDDGQEERLQTLGIDLDRRVSEMARRLGPVADNRLLAMAALVIADELATARAAADASVQRAAERDAAAAADAVEAMARRMDAIATRLSAP
- a CDS encoding 5-formyltetrahydrofolate cyclo-ligase — protein: MATESPNPDRLADAKRALRALATERRRQLAATIGPAAAGAAAAEHFLAACRPKPGTVVAGYWPLEGEFDPRPLMERLVELGHPVGLPVVIGRDQPLQFRDWRPGIALVPGPFRVPTCPPDALLLEPQLLLVPMLAFDREGYRLGYGGGFYDRTLEKLRARAGALAVGTAFDGQEVAHVPHADFDQPLDWVVTERRAQRVGAN